A genome region from Actinomycetota bacterium includes the following:
- a CDS encoding DNA-directed RNA polymerase subunit beta' translates to MSEIDVNNFDRFRIQLASSEQIRQWSRGEVKKPETINYRTLKPEKDGLFCEKIFGPTKDWECYCGKYKRVRFKGIICERCGVEVTRAKVRRDRMGHIELAAPVSHIWYFKGVPSRLGYLLDITPKDLEKVLYFASSIITSVQEEDREADLAELRDELEADYASLDAELAEEVRAVEEEAERLVAVNKGEIEPEEGEIVDEETPVADRVKKIETEAKRDVRDLEDEYTERKELLRRAFDEFCRITPKYLVGDEQLYREMKLRWGNYFRGGMGAEAVKDLLEQIDLEALSAELREDVRNGKGAKRARAAKRLKVATSFITSGNKPQWMILDAIPVIPPDLRPMVQLDGGRFATSDLNDLYRRVINRNNRLKRLLDLGAPEIIVNNEKRMLQEAVDALFDNGRRGRPVTGPGNRPLKSISDMLKGKQGRFRQNLLGKRVDYSGRSVIVVGPELKLHQCGLPKVMALELFKPFVMKRLVDLEYAQNIKSAKRMVDRQKGVVWDVLEEVIREHPVLLNRAPTLHRLGIQAFEPVLVEGKAIRIHPLVCTAFNADFDGDQMAVHVPLSAEAQAEARILMLSTNNIKSPAHGRPLTTPTQDMVIGLYYLTAARAGLNGEGRAYVDFDDAICAYDNRTVDLQAMIEVRLAEDIVEQYDVGEDADGVVTHKTAARERKAGERIRTTVGRITFNRALPADHAFVNREIDKKGIAAVVEECSTKYGTVELARILDDVKRLGFHYATRAGVTVSVWDAEVPAEKPAIIARAEEELADIDRKFDQGFVSAGERHQSIIQIWDRVTDEVGRAMAANFEENHPFNPIFMMANSGARGNIKQVRQLAGMRGLMANPQGRILDIPIKANFREGLSVLEYFISTHGARKGLADTALRTADSGYLTRRLVDVAQDVIVRSDDCGDDEGVGFKLVEPDGRIDRDLVGRCLATPVAHPKTGEILKDAGEYITSEADVQAFVDAGVDSVRARTVMTCRATQGICEKCYGWDLAAGRPVDIGTAVGIIAAQSIGEPGTQLTMRTFHTGGVAGEDITHGLPRVQELFEARHPKGAAMLAGIGGALTIEEADKVRKLTITDPKGHTEEHTVPRRARLRPGVAHGGTVEAGMQLTEGSVDPHELLHLRGANELLRYIVSEVQAVYNSQGVDINDKHIEVIARQMMRKLTVLEPGDAESMLPGALVDRAVFNEENERIIAEGGKPATAVPVLLGITKASLATESFLSAASFQETTRVLTDAAIAGKEDQLLGLKENVIIGKLIPAATGMKRYRSVALKYKGEIAEWTPSPTGGPLPDFAPDELKELEAMLPAPSAIESPFSPEEAAEWFADLPGEGDTDAFDVEAFTGMVFDPNAEMPTGTIPMDTPLIDIDVPTRYANILADEGIETLGQLLVKTGDELLAIKGFGAKALEEVERILGERGLVLRA, encoded by the coding sequence ACCATCAACTACCGCACGCTCAAGCCCGAGAAGGACGGCCTGTTCTGCGAGAAGATCTTCGGGCCGACCAAGGACTGGGAGTGCTACTGCGGCAAGTACAAGCGCGTCCGGTTCAAGGGCATCATCTGCGAGCGCTGCGGCGTCGAGGTCACGCGCGCCAAGGTGCGCCGCGACCGCATGGGCCACATCGAACTCGCCGCGCCGGTCAGCCACATCTGGTACTTCAAGGGCGTCCCCTCGCGCCTCGGCTACCTGCTCGACATCACGCCGAAGGACCTCGAGAAGGTGCTGTACTTCGCGTCGTCCATCATCACCTCCGTCCAGGAGGAGGACCGCGAGGCGGACTTGGCGGAGCTGCGTGACGAGCTCGAGGCGGACTACGCCTCGCTCGACGCGGAGCTGGCCGAGGAGGTCCGCGCCGTCGAGGAGGAGGCCGAGCGCCTCGTCGCCGTCAACAAGGGCGAGATCGAGCCCGAGGAAGGCGAGATCGTCGACGAGGAGACGCCGGTCGCCGACCGCGTCAAGAAGATCGAGACCGAGGCCAAGCGCGATGTGCGCGACCTCGAGGACGAGTACACCGAGCGCAAGGAACTCCTGCGCCGGGCGTTCGACGAGTTCTGCCGCATCACGCCGAAGTACCTCGTCGGCGACGAGCAGCTCTACCGCGAGATGAAGCTGCGCTGGGGCAACTACTTCCGCGGCGGCATGGGCGCCGAGGCGGTCAAGGACCTGCTCGAGCAGATCGACCTCGAGGCGCTCTCCGCCGAACTGCGCGAGGATGTGCGCAACGGGAAGGGCGCCAAGCGCGCGCGCGCGGCCAAGCGCCTCAAGGTCGCGACCTCGTTCATCACCTCGGGCAACAAGCCCCAATGGATGATCCTCGACGCGATCCCCGTCATCCCGCCGGACCTTCGTCCGATGGTCCAGCTCGACGGCGGCCGCTTCGCGACGAGCGACCTGAACGACCTGTACCGCCGTGTCATCAACCGCAACAACCGCCTGAAGAGGCTGCTCGACCTCGGCGCGCCCGAGATCATCGTCAACAACGAGAAGCGCATGCTCCAGGAGGCCGTCGACGCGCTGTTCGACAACGGCCGCCGCGGACGCCCCGTCACCGGCCCGGGCAACCGCCCGCTGAAGTCGATCTCCGACATGCTCAAGGGCAAGCAGGGCCGCTTCCGCCAGAACCTGCTCGGCAAGCGCGTCGACTACTCGGGCCGTTCGGTCATCGTCGTCGGCCCGGAGCTGAAGCTGCACCAGTGCGGCCTGCCCAAGGTCATGGCCCTCGAGTTGTTCAAGCCGTTCGTGATGAAGCGGCTCGTGGACCTCGAATACGCGCAGAACATCAAGAGCGCCAAGCGCATGGTCGACCGCCAGAAGGGCGTGGTCTGGGACGTGCTCGAAGAGGTCATCCGCGAGCACCCGGTGCTGCTGAACCGCGCTCCCACCCTGCACCGCCTCGGCATCCAGGCGTTCGAGCCGGTGCTCGTGGAGGGCAAGGCCATCCGCATCCATCCGCTGGTCTGCACCGCGTTCAACGCGGACTTCGATGGTGACCAGATGGCCGTGCACGTGCCGCTGTCCGCCGAGGCGCAGGCCGAGGCGCGCATCCTCATGCTGTCGACGAACAACATCAAGTCACCGGCGCATGGCCGTCCGCTGACCACGCCGACGCAGGACATGGTCATCGGCTTGTACTACCTGACGGCGGCGCGCGCCGGTTTGAACGGTGAGGGCCGTGCGTACGTCGACTTCGACGACGCCATCTGCGCGTACGACAACCGCACCGTCGACCTGCAGGCGATGATCGAGGTCCGCCTGGCCGAGGACATCGTCGAGCAGTACGACGTGGGCGAGGACGCGGACGGGGTCGTCACGCACAAGACCGCGGCGCGCGAGCGCAAGGCGGGCGAGCGCATCAGGACGACCGTCGGCCGCATCACGTTCAACCGCGCGCTGCCGGCCGACCACGCGTTCGTGAACCGCGAAATCGACAAGAAGGGCATCGCGGCGGTCGTCGAGGAGTGCTCGACCAAGTACGGCACGGTCGAGCTCGCGCGCATCCTCGACGACGTCAAGCGCCTCGGCTTCCACTACGCCACGCGCGCCGGCGTCACCGTGTCGGTATGGGACGCGGAGGTCCCGGCCGAGAAGCCGGCGATCATCGCGAGGGCCGAGGAGGAGCTCGCTGACATCGATCGCAAGTTCGACCAGGGCTTCGTGTCGGCCGGCGAGCGCCACCAGAGCATCATCCAGATCTGGGACCGCGTCACCGATGAGGTCGGCCGTGCGATGGCCGCCAACTTCGAGGAGAACCACCCGTTCAACCCGATCTTCATGATGGCCAACTCGGGTGCCCGAGGAAACATCAAGCAGGTCCGCCAGCTGGCCGGCATGCGAGGCCTCATGGCCAACCCGCAGGGCCGTATCCTCGACATCCCGATCAAGGCGAACTTCCGCGAGGGCCTGTCCGTGCTCGAGTACTTCATCTCGACGCACGGCGCTCGCAAGGGCCTCGCCGACACCGCGCTGCGTACCGCCGACTCGGGCTACCTGACGAGGCGTCTGGTCGACGTCGCACAGGACGTCATCGTGCGCTCGGATGACTGCGGCGACGACGAGGGCGTCGGCTTCAAGCTCGTCGAGCCGGACGGGCGCATCGACCGGGACCTCGTCGGGCGCTGCCTCGCCACTCCGGTCGCGCACCCCAAGACCGGCGAGATCCTCAAGGACGCCGGCGAGTACATCACTTCCGAGGCCGACGTCCAGGCGTTCGTGGACGCAGGCGTGGACTCGGTGCGTGCCCGCACCGTCATGACCTGCCGTGCCACGCAGGGGATCTGCGAGAAGTGCTACGGCTGGGACCTGGCCGCCGGCCGCCCGGTCGACATCGGCACGGCCGTCGGCATCATCGCCGCGCAGTCGATCGGAGAGCCCGGCACGCAGCTCACGATGCGTACGTTCCACACCGGTGGCGTCGCGGGCGAGGACATCACGCACGGCCTGCCGCGCGTCCAGGAGCTCTTCGAGGCGCGCCACCCCAAGGGCGCCGCGATGCTGGCGGGCATCGGCGGTGCGCTGACGATCGAGGAGGCCGACAAGGTCCGCAAGCTCACCATCACCGACCCCAAGGGGCACACCGAGGAGCACACGGTCCCGAGGCGCGCGCGCCTGCGGCCGGGCGTCGCGCACGGCGGGACCGTCGAGGCCGGCATGCAGCTGACCGAGGGGTCCGTCGACCCGCATGAGCTGCTCCACCTGCGCGGCGCGAACGAGCTGCTCAGGTACATCGTCTCCGAGGTGCAGGCGGTCTACAACTCGCAGGGTGTCGACATCAACGACAAGCACATCGAGGTCATCGCGCGCCAGATGATGCGCAAGCTGACCGTGCTCGAGCCGGGCGACGCCGAGTCGATGCTGCCGGGCGCTCTCGTCGACCGTGCGGTCTTCAACGAGGAGAACGAGCGCATCATCGCCGAAGGCGGGAAGCCCGCCACGGCCGTGCCGGTGCTCCTCGGCATCACGAAGGCCTCGCTGGCTACCGAGTCGTTCCTGTCGGCGGCGTCGTTCCAGGAGACGACTCGCGTGCTCACCGACGCCGCGATCGCCGGCAAGGAGGACCAGCTGCTGGGCCTCAAGGAGAACGTCATCATCGGCAAGCTCATCCCTGCCGCGACCGGCATGAAGCGCTACCGCTCCGTCGCGCTGAAGTACAAGGGCGAGATCGCCGAGTGGACGCCGTCGCCGACGGGTGGGCCGCTTCCGGACTTCGCGCCCGACGAGCTCAAGGAGCTCGAGGCGATGCTGCCAGCGCCGTCCGCCATCGAGAGCCCGTTCTCGCCGGAGGAGGCGGCCGAGTGGTTCGCCGACCTGCCGGGCGAGGGCGATACCGACGCGTTCGACGTCGAGGCGTTCACCGGCATGGTGTTCGACCCGAACGCTGAGATGCCGACCGGGACCATCCCGATGGACACGCCGCTCATCGACATCGACGTGCCGACGCGCTACGCGAACATCCTGGCCGACGAGGGCATCGAGACCCTCGGCCAGCTGCTCGTGAAGACCGGCGACGAGCTTCTCGCGATCAAGGGCTTCGGCGCCAAGGCGCTCGAGGAGGTCGAGCGGATCCTCGGCGAGCGGGGGCTCGTGCTCCGGGCGTAG
- a CDS encoding 30S ribosomal protein S12 — MPTINQLVRKGRQQAVSKSKTPALKGNPQKRGVCTRVYTTTPKKPNSALRKVARVRLTNQIEVTAYIPGIGHNLQEHSIVLVRGGRVKDLPGVRYKIIRAALDCAGVGNRNQARSRYGVKRAK; from the coding sequence TTGCCTACCATCAACCAGCTGGTCCGCAAGGGCCGCCAGCAGGCGGTGAGCAAGAGCAAGACCCCGGCGCTGAAGGGCAACCCCCAGAAGCGCGGCGTCTGCACGCGCGTGTACACCACGACCCCGAAGAAGCCGAACTCGGCGCTGCGCAAGGTCGCGCGTGTCCGCCTCACCAACCAGATCGAGGTCACCGCCTACATCCCCGGCATCGGCCACAACCTCCAGGAGCACTCGATCGTGCTCGTGCGCGGCGGCCGCGTGAAGGACCTGCCGGGCGTGCGCTACAAGATCATCCGCGCCGCGCTCGACTGCGCCGGTGTGGGCAACCGCAACCAGGCCCGCTCGCGCTACGGCGTCAAGAGGGCGAAGTAA
- the rpsG gene encoding 30S ribosomal protein S7, whose amino-acid sequence MPRRAAAARREVMPDAVYNNRLVTQLINKILLQGKKALAERIVYGAFDIVEQKMGTDPLSVFKKALDNIRPSLEVKPKRVGGATYQVPVEVNARRSTTLAIRWIVGFSRKRREKTMAERLAGEIMDAANGLGASVKKREDLYKMAESNRAFSHYRW is encoded by the coding sequence ATGCCAAGGCGCGCAGCTGCCGCAAGGCGAGAGGTCATGCCGGACGCGGTGTACAACAACCGTCTGGTGACCCAGCTCATCAACAAGATCCTGCTCCAGGGCAAGAAGGCCCTGGCCGAGCGCATCGTCTACGGCGCGTTCGACATCGTGGAGCAGAAGATGGGCACCGACCCGCTGTCGGTGTTCAAGAAGGCGCTCGACAACATCCGCCCGAGCCTCGAGGTCAAGCCGAAGCGTGTCGGCGGCGCGACCTACCAGGTCCCGGTCGAGGTCAACGCCCGCCGCTCCACCACGCTGGCGATCCGCTGGATCGTCGGCTTCTCCCGCAAGCGTCGCGAGAAGACCATGGCCGAGCGCCTTGCCGGCGAGATCATGGACGCCGCGAACGGCCTCGGCGCCTCGGTCAAGAAGCGCGAGGACCTCTACAAGATGGCCGAGTCGAACCGCGCGTTCTCGCACTACCGCTGGTAG
- the fusA gene encoding elongation factor G — MASYSLDKTRNIGIMAHIDAGKTTTTERVLFYTGKTHKIGEVHDGAATMDWMVQEQERGITITSAATTCFWKDYRIQIIDTPGHVDFTVEVERSLRVLDGAVAVFCAVGGVEPQSETVWRQADTYGVPRMAYINKMDRTGADFMNVVQMMKDRLNTRPVLLQMPIGAEDRFEGIIDLVEMTAWHFNEDDKGINPTVGEIPAELADEAELHRHDLVEAAAEYDDDLLHKFLEDEPISVDELKAALRKACIACAVTPVTCGASFKNKGVQPLLDAVIDYLPSPLDIPAIKGVEIKTGNDVERPADPSAPFAALAFKVMTDPFVGKLTYFRVYSGTLDAGSYILNSTKGHKERIGRLLQMHANHREDVQQVTAGDIVAAVGLKATTTGDTLCAENNPVLLESMVFPDPVIDIAIEPKTKAEQDKLGAALAKLAEEDPTFRVRTETETGQTIIAGMGELHLEIIVDRLLREFKVEANVGRPQVAYRETASRRADHVDLKFSRQTGGRGQYGHVVINVVPQEPGDGYVFESKIVGGAIPKEYIPAVDKGISEALETGVLAGYPVVDVRVELVDGSYHEVDSSEMAFKIAGSMAIKEGMRKAGAVLLEPVMAVEVVTPEDFAGDVMGNLSARRGHIEGMERRGNSQVIRGKVPLSEMFGYATDLRSRTQGRASYTMQFKAYEQVPKSVAEEIVKKVGGDAAAVGQ, encoded by the coding sequence ATGGCTTCGTATTCCCTCGATAAGACCCGCAACATCGGGATCATGGCGCACATCGACGCCGGCAAGACCACGACGACCGAGCGCGTGCTGTTCTACACGGGCAAGACGCACAAGATCGGCGAGGTCCACGACGGCGCCGCCACCATGGACTGGATGGTTCAGGAGCAGGAGCGCGGCATCACGATCACCTCGGCCGCCACGACCTGCTTCTGGAAGGACTACCGCATCCAGATCATCGACACGCCGGGCCACGTCGACTTCACCGTCGAGGTGGAGCGCTCGCTGCGCGTGCTCGACGGCGCGGTAGCGGTGTTCTGCGCGGTCGGCGGCGTGGAGCCGCAGTCCGAGACGGTGTGGCGCCAGGCCGACACCTACGGCGTGCCCCGCATGGCATACATCAACAAGATGGACCGCACCGGCGCGGACTTCATGAACGTCGTGCAGATGATGAAGGACCGTCTCAACACGCGGCCGGTCCTGCTCCAGATGCCGATCGGCGCCGAGGATCGCTTCGAGGGCATCATCGACCTCGTCGAGATGACCGCGTGGCACTTCAACGAGGACGACAAGGGCATCAACCCCACGGTGGGCGAGATCCCGGCCGAGCTGGCCGACGAGGCCGAGCTGCACCGCCACGACCTCGTCGAGGCCGCCGCCGAGTACGACGACGACCTCCTGCACAAGTTCCTCGAGGACGAGCCGATCAGCGTCGACGAGCTCAAGGCGGCGCTGCGCAAGGCGTGCATCGCCTGTGCCGTCACGCCGGTCACCTGCGGCGCGTCGTTCAAGAACAAAGGCGTGCAGCCCCTGCTCGACGCCGTCATCGACTACCTGCCCTCGCCGCTCGACATCCCGGCCATCAAGGGCGTCGAGATCAAGACCGGCAACGACGTCGAGCGCCCCGCGGACCCGAGCGCGCCGTTCGCCGCACTCGCGTTCAAGGTCATGACCGACCCGTTCGTCGGCAAGCTGACCTACTTCCGCGTCTACTCCGGCACGCTGGACGCCGGCTCCTACATCCTCAACTCCACCAAGGGGCACAAGGAGCGCATCGGCCGCCTGCTCCAGATGCACGCGAACCACCGCGAGGACGTCCAGCAGGTCACCGCCGGCGACATCGTCGCCGCCGTGGGCCTGAAGGCGACCACCACCGGCGACACGCTGTGCGCTGAGAACAACCCCGTCCTGCTCGAGTCCATGGTCTTCCCGGACCCGGTCATCGACATCGCGATCGAGCCGAAGACCAAGGCCGAGCAGGACAAGCTCGGCGCCGCACTGGCCAAGCTCGCCGAGGAGGACCCGACCTTCCGGGTCCGCACCGAGACCGAGACCGGCCAGACCATCATCGCCGGCATGGGTGAGCTGCACCTCGAGATCATCGTCGACCGCCTCCTGCGCGAGTTCAAGGTCGAGGCCAACGTCGGCCGCCCGCAGGTCGCGTACCGCGAGACCGCGAGCCGCCGCGCCGATCACGTGGACCTCAAGTTCTCGCGCCAGACCGGTGGCCGCGGCCAGTACGGCCACGTCGTCATCAACGTGGTGCCGCAGGAGCCGGGCGACGGCTACGTGTTCGAGAGCAAGATCGTGGGCGGCGCCATCCCCAAGGAATACATCCCGGCGGTCGACAAGGGTATCTCCGAGGCGCTCGAGACGGGCGTGCTCGCGGGCTACCCGGTCGTCGACGTGCGAGTCGAGCTCGTGGACGGTTCGTATCACGAGGTCGACTCGTCTGAGATGGCGTTCAAGATCGCGGGCTCCATGGCGATCAAGGAGGGCATGCGCAAGGCCGGCGCCGTGCTGCTCGAGCCGGTCATGGCCGTCGAGGTCGTCACCCCCGAGGACTTCGCGGGCGACGTCATGGGCAACCTCTCGGCGCGCCGCGGCCACATCGAGGGCATGGAGCGCCGCGGCAACTCGCAGGTCATCCGCGGCAAGGTGCCGCTGTCCGAGATGTTCGGCTACGCGACGGACCTGCGCAGCCGCACCCAGGGCCGCGCGTCCTACACGATGCAGTTCAAGGCGTACGAGCAGGTTCCCAAGAGCGTCGCCGAGGAGATCGTCAAGAAGGTCGGCGGCGACGCCGCAGCGGTGGGCCAGTAG
- the rpsJ gene encoding 30S ribosomal protein S10: MAEQKIRIRLKGYDHEVVDQSTKLIVDTAQKTGAKVAGPIPLPTERNLYCVIRSPHVNKDSREHFEMRTHKRLIDILEPTPKTVDSLMRLDLPAGVDIEIKL; this comes from the coding sequence TTGGCTGAGCAGAAGATCAGGATCCGCCTGAAGGGCTACGACCACGAGGTCGTGGACCAGTCCACGAAGCTCATCGTGGACACGGCGCAGAAGACGGGTGCGAAGGTCGCGGGCCCCATCCCGCTGCCGACCGAGCGCAACCTGTACTGCGTCATCCGCTCCCCGCACGTCAACAAGGACAGCCGGGAGCACTTCGAGATGAGGACGCACAAGCGCCTCATCGACATCCTCGAGCCCACGCCCAAGACGGTCGACTCGCTCATGCGCCTCGACCTGCCGGCCGGTGTGGACATCGAGATCAAGCTGTAG
- a CDS encoding 50S ribosomal protein L3, which produces MTTTILGTKLGMTQVWSDDDRLVPVTVIEAGPCVVSQVKTEKTDGYRAVQIAYGDVREDRLTKPEAGHLKKAKVDPKRHLAEVRLDEGEEFKLGQKITVEAFEEGAIVHVTGTSKGKGFQGVMKRHNYRGGPGGHGSHFHREPGSIGMCATPSRVLKGLRLPGHMGSDTVTVRNLRVVRVDAEQNLLLVRGAVPGATGALLTVRKA; this is translated from the coding sequence GTGACGACGACGATACTCGGAACGAAGCTGGGCATGACCCAGGTCTGGAGCGATGATGACCGGCTGGTCCCGGTCACCGTCATCGAGGCCGGGCCGTGCGTGGTCTCGCAGGTCAAGACCGAGAAGACCGACGGCTATCGTGCCGTGCAGATCGCCTATGGCGACGTGCGCGAGGACCGGCTGACCAAGCCGGAGGCCGGGCACTTGAAGAAGGCCAAGGTCGATCCGAAGCGCCACCTCGCCGAGGTCCGCCTCGACGAGGGCGAGGAGTTCAAGCTCGGGCAGAAGATCACGGTCGAGGCCTTCGAGGAGGGCGCGATCGTGCACGTGACCGGCACCAGCAAGGGCAAGGGCTTCCAGGGCGTCATGAAGCGGCACAACTACCGCGGCGGCCCCGGCGGCCACGGCTCGCACTTCCATCGCGAGCCGGGCTCCATCGGCATGTGCGCGACCCCGTCGCGCGTGCTCAAGGGCCTTCGCCTGCCGGGCCACATGGGCTCCGACACCGTCACGGTCCGCAACCTGCGGGTCGTGCGCGTCGACGCCGAGCAGAACCTCCTGCTCGTGCGAGGCGCCGTCCCCGGCGCCACCGGCGCCCTGCTGACAGTCCGGAAGGCCTAG
- the rplD gene encoding 50S ribosomal protein L4 → MASVDIKDASGKKVGSAKLSDAVFGIEPNPFAVHQVVRSLQAGRRAGTHQTKTRGRISGGGAKPWRQKGTGRARQGTTRAPQWRGGGVVFGPHPRSYAFRVNNKVVKLAMRSVLSAKTADGALYVVDSFPFEKPSTKAAAEILTALGITGRVTLVVANDDVNAALSFRNIPTVRVITASEANAYDLVDNVSVLFTKPALEFVEGVLA, encoded by the coding sequence ATGGCATCGGTAGACATCAAGGATGCGAGCGGGAAGAAGGTCGGGAGCGCGAAGCTCTCCGACGCGGTCTTCGGCATCGAGCCGAACCCGTTCGCCGTCCACCAGGTCGTGCGCAGCCTCCAGGCGGGGCGCCGCGCCGGCACGCACCAGACCAAGACGCGCGGCCGCATCTCCGGCGGCGGCGCGAAGCCGTGGCGCCAGAAGGGCACCGGCCGCGCCCGTCAGGGCACGACGCGCGCCCCGCAGTGGCGCGGCGGCGGCGTGGTCTTCGGGCCGCACCCGCGCTCGTACGCGTTCCGCGTGAACAACAAGGTCGTCAAGCTCGCGATGCGCAGCGTGCTGTCCGCCAAGACGGCCGACGGCGCGCTCTACGTGGTCGACTCGTTCCCGTTCGAGAAGCCGTCCACCAAGGCGGCGGCCGAGATCCTCACAGCCCTCGGCATCACCGGGCGCGTGACGCTCGTCGTGGCCAACGACGACGTCAACGCCGCCCTGTCCTTCCGCAACATCCCGACCGTGCGGGTGATCACCGCGTCCGAGGCCAACGCATACGACCTCGTCGACAACGTATCGGTGCTGTTCACCAAGCCCGCGCTCGAGTTCGTCGAGGGGGTCCTGGCCTAA
- a CDS encoding 50S ribosomal protein L23, whose translation MSDPRQIIVRPIVSEKSYEMIGHNRYTFEVDKHATKPQIAAAIEEIFGVTVMSVNTMNVNGKPRRVRYAKGHTRDWKKAVVTLKEGDSIEFFESH comes from the coding sequence ATGAGCGATCCGCGCCAGATCATCGTGCGCCCCATCGTCTCGGAGAAGAGCTACGAGATGATCGGCCACAACCGCTACACCTTCGAGGTGGACAAGCACGCGACCAAGCCGCAGATCGCCGCCGCGATCGAGGAGATCTTCGGCGTGACCGTCATGAGCGTGAACACGATGAACGTCAACGGCAAGCCTCGCCGTGTCCGCTACGCGAAGGGACACACGCGCGACTGGAAGAAGGCCGTCGTCACGCTCAAGGAAGGCGACTCGATCGAGTTCTTCGAGTCGCACTAG
- the rplB gene encoding 50S ribosomal protein L2, which yields MGLKKYKPTSPGRRFQTVSDFSDITRSEPEKSLLAPLSSKGGRNNNGRITTRHQGGGHKRRYRVIDFKRNKDGVPAKVAHIEYDPNRSARIALLHYADGEKRYILAPDKLAQGDAVMSGPGADIKPGNALPLADVPVGTVVHAIELQPGKGAAIARSAGTSAQLMGKEGDKAILRMPSSEMRMVPVTCRATVGEVGNSEHANISVGKAGRNRHLGKRPTVRGTAMNPVDHPHGGGEGKNKTAGRHPVTPWGVPTKGHRTRKKGKSSDRLIIRRRKK from the coding sequence ATGGGACTGAAGAAGTACAAGCCGACGAGCCCCGGGCGCCGTTTCCAGACGGTGTCGGACTTCTCCGACATCACGCGAAGCGAGCCCGAGAAGTCGTTGCTCGCGCCGCTGTCCTCCAAGGGCGGGCGCAACAACAACGGCCGCATCACCACGCGGCACCAAGGCGGCGGCCACAAGCGGCGCTACCGCGTCATCGACTTCAAGCGCAACAAGGACGGCGTGCCGGCCAAGGTCGCTCACATCGAGTACGACCCGAACCGCTCGGCGCGCATCGCTCTGCTGCACTACGCCGACGGCGAGAAGCGCTACATCCTCGCGCCCGACAAGCTCGCCCAGGGCGACGCGGTGATGTCCGGCCCCGGCGCCGACATCAAGCCGGGCAACGCCCTGCCGCTGGCCGACGTCCCCGTCGGTACCGTGGTGCACGCGATCGAGCTGCAGCCCGGCAAGGGCGCCGCGATCGCCCGCTCGGCAGGCACCTCGGCCCAGCTGATGGGCAAGGAGGGCGACAAGGCCATCCTGCGCATGCCGTCGTCCGAGATGCGCATGGTGCCGGTGACGTGCCGGGCCACCGTGGGCGAGGTCGGCAACTCCGAGCACGCCAACATCTCGGTCGGCAAGGCCGGCCGCAACCGCCACCTCGGCAAGCGTCCTACGGTGCGCGGCACGGCCATGAACCCGGTCGACCACCCGCACGGCGGCGGCGAAGGCAAGAACAAGACCGCCGGCCGGCACCCGGTCACGCCGTGGGGCGTGCCGACCAAGGGCCACCGGACCCGCAAGAAGGGCAAGTCGTCGGACCGCCTGATCATCAGGCGCCGCAAGAAGTAG
- the rpsS gene encoding 30S ribosomal protein S19, producing MSRSLKKGPFIQPRLLAKVQQMNEAGDKKVIRTWSRASTIFPEMVGHTIAVHDGRKHVPVYVTESMVGHKLGEFAPTRTFRGHAADRKGKR from the coding sequence ATGAGCAGGAGCCTGAAGAAGGGACCGTTCATCCAGCCCCGGCTGCTCGCCAAGGTGCAGCAGATGAACGAGGCCGGCGACAAGAAGGTCATCCGGACGTGGTCGAGGGCCTCGACCATCTTCCCGGAGATGGTCGGGCACACGATCGCCGTGCACGACGGCCGCAAGCACGTCCCGGTGTACGTCACCGAGTCGATGGTCGGCCACAAGCTCGGCGAGTTCGCCCCGACGCGCACGTTCCGCGGGCACGCCGCGGACAGGAAGGGCAAGAGGTAG
- a CDS encoding 50S ribosomal protein L22, which produces MEARAVARFVRVSPRKARLVVDLIRGKDVGEAEAVLRFTPRAAAEPVAKTLMSAVANAEKNLKLKREGLYVSETYVDEGPTMKRIRPQSRGRAHRIEKRSSHITVVVKQREGA; this is translated from the coding sequence ATGGAAGCCAGAGCAGTCGCCCGCTTCGTGCGGGTCAGCCCCCGCAAGGCGCGCCTCGTCGTGGATCTCATCCGCGGCAAGGACGTCGGCGAGGCCGAGGCCGTCCTGCGGTTCACCCCGCGGGCCGCGGCCGAGCCCGTCGCCAAGACGCTGATGAGCGCGGTGGCCAACGCCGAGAAGAACCTGAAGCTCAAGCGCGAGGGGCTCTACGTCTCCGAGACCTACGTGGACGAGGGCCCGACGATGAAGCGCATCCGCCCGCAGTCGCGCGGCCGTGCGCACCGCATCGAGAAGCGCAGCAGCCACATCACCGTCGTCGTCAAGCAGCGAGAGGGAGCGTAG